From a region of the Panicum virgatum strain AP13 chromosome 2K, P.virgatum_v5, whole genome shotgun sequence genome:
- the LOC120685146 gene encoding endoglucanase 23-like: protein MAPRVAPRPSSTHRLCVRILLASFLAAHRLVPSCSASFFSFFPAAARRHDYRDALAKSILFFEGQRSGRLPPGQRASWRGDSGVSDGAAAGVDLEGGYYDAGDNVKFGFPMAFTTTMLAWSVVEFGGDMPRDERRHAAGAVRWATDYLLKTLAHPGVIFLQVGDPWKDHDCWERPEDMDTERTVYNVSAGRPGSDIAGETAAALAAASMVFRDDDREYAETLLASARKAFEFADTYKGAYSDDPDLRAGGCPFYCDFNGYQDELLWGAAWLRRASKDDTFLQYIQNNGKTLGAEDSSNEFGWDNKHTGLNVLVSKEFIEGEVLSLQSYKEFADSFICTLIPESSSPHITYTPGGMLYKPGGSNMQHVTSISFLLLTYAKYLSKSCHTVNCGDISVGPATLQRQAKKQVDYLLGDNPMKMSYMIGYGDRYPQRIHHRGSSLPSIKDHPQRIACKEGTPYYNSSGANPNPLVGAVVGGPGEDDAYEDDRADFRKSEPTTYINAPLVGVLAFLVGNPNPGHIRH, encoded by the exons ATGGCGCCTCGCGTCGCTCCCCGCCCGTCCTCCACCCACCGCTTGTGCGTGCGCATCCTACTAGCGTCCTTCCTGGCGGCGCACCGGCTCGTGCCGTCCTGCTCGGCCTCGTTCTTCAGCTTCTTCCCCGCGGCCGCCAGGCGGCACGACTACCGTGACGCGCTGGCCAAGTCCATCCTCTTCTTCGAGGGCCAGCGCTCGGGGCGGCTCCCGCCGGGCCAACGCGCGTCGTGGCGCGGGGACTCCGGCGTGTCGGACGGCGCCGCAGCCGGGGTCGACCTCGAGGGCGGCTACTACGACGCCGGCGACAACGTCAAGTTCGGCTTCCCCATGGCGTTCACCACCACCATGCTGGCCTGGAGCGTCGTCGAGTTCGGCGGCGACATGCCGCGCGAtgagcgccgccacgccgccggcgccgtccgcTGGGCCACCGACTACCTCCTCAAGACCCTCGCCCACCCCGGCGTCATCTTCCTGCAG GTGGGCGATCCGTGGAAGGATCACGACTGCTGGGAGAGGCCGGAGGACATGGACACGGAGCGCACGGTGTACAACGTCAGCGCGGGGCGGCCGGGCTCGGACATCGCgggggagacggcggcggcattggcggcggcgtccatggTGTTCCGAGACGACGACCGGGAGTACGCCGAGACGCTGCTCGCGAGCGCGAGGAAGGCGTTCGAGTTCGCGGACACGTACAAGGGCGCGTACAGCGACGACCCAGACCTCAGGGCAGGGGGCTGCCCGTTCTACTGCGACTTCAATGGCTACCAG GACGAGCTACTCTGGGGGGCGGCATGGCTAAGGAGAGCCTCCAAGGACGACACATTCCTCCAGTACATTCAGAACAACGGCAAGACCCTCGGTGCAGAAGACAGCAGCAACGAGTTCGGGTGGGACAACAAGCATACCGGCCTCAATGTTCTTGTCTCCAAG GAGTTCATAGAAGGCGAGGTGCTGTCTTTACAGTCCTACAAGGAGTTTGCAGACAGCTTCATCTGCACGCTCATTCCAGAGTCCTCTTCACCACACATCACGTACACCCCCGGGGGCATGCTCTACAAGCCTGGAGGCAGCAACATGCAGCATGTCACCTCCATCTCCTTCCTTCTCCTGACGTATGCCAAGTACCTCTCCAAGTCATGTCACACTGTCAACTGCGGAGACATTTCAGTTGGCCCTGCAACTCTTCAGCGGCAAGCCAAAAAGCAG GTTGATTATCTGTTAGGAGACAACCCGATGAAGATGTCATACATGATTGGGTACGGCGACCGATACCCCCAACGGATCCATCACCGAGGATCATCGCTGCCTTCGATCAAGGACCATCCACAGCGGATTGCGTGCAAAGAAGGCACCCCGTATTACAATTCGTCCGGCGCAAACCCTAATCCGTTGGTCGGAGCGGTTGTGGGAGGGCCAGGGGAGGATGACGCCTATGAGGATGACCGTGCGGATTTCAGGAAATCTGAACCCACCACCTATATCAACGCTCCGTTAGTAGGAGTGCTGGCATTCCTCGTTGGCAACCCTAACCCTGGTCATATCAGACATTGA